In Trichomycterus rosablanca isolate fTriRos1 chromosome 5, fTriRos1.hap1, whole genome shotgun sequence, the sequence cagacctcgcgttggtcgtccaaagaagctgagtgcacgtgctcagcgtcacatccaactgctgtctttgaaagataggcgcaggagtgctgtcagcattgctgcagagattgaaaaggtggggggtcagcctgtcagtgctcagaccatacgccgcacactacatcaaattggtctgcatggctgtcaccccagaaggaagcctcttctgaagtctctacacaagaaagcccgcaaacagtttgctgaagacatgtcaacaaaggacatggattactggaaccatgtcctatggtctgatgagaccaagattaatttgtttggttcagatggtctcaagcatgtgtggcggcaatcaggtgaggagtacaaagataagtgtgtcatgcctacagtcaagcatggtggtgggaatgccatggtctggggctgcatgagtgcagcaggtgttggggagttacatttcattgagggacacatgaactccaatatgtactgtgaaatactgaagcagagcatgatcccctccctccggaaactgggttgcagggcagtgttccagcatgataatgaccccaaacacacctctaagacgaccactgctttattgaagaggctgagggtaaaggtgatggactggccaagcatgtctccagacctaaacccaatagaacatctttggggcatcctcaagcggaaggtggaggagcgcaaagtctcgaatatccgccagctccgtgatgtcgtcatggaggagtggaaaagcattccagtggcaacctgtgaagctctggtaaactccatgcccaggagagttaaggcagttctgggaaataatggtggccacacaaaatattgacacttcaggaactttcactaaggggtgtactcacttttgttgccggtggtttagacattaatggctgtatattgagttattttgagggaagaataaatttacactgttatataagctgcacacagactacttttcattgtgtcaaagtgtcattttgtcagtgttgtcccatgaaaagatatacttaaatatctgcagaaatgtgaggggtgtactcacttttgtgatacactgtatactgtatatgtcaaTATGGTTCATACTTTGCTTatatttttagatttatttCAGATATTCAGATGGAATATTTAAAAGATTTACTCAATGTATGTTCTAGCATGTGCCCCTGAGCACTATGTAAGGTCCATAAAGTAATAACTGACAATTTAGATGTGAAGAAACTTAAGTGGGAGCCTGGACCTTcaccccattaaacacctttgggatgacacatttatatatattgtttgttttggtttacATATGCTCAGTTCCTCTCAGATCTTGTTTTACAAATTTAATGAAGGCCCtcaaaatatgaatatcaaCTTTAATACATACAATGTTTCAGGTTGAACTTCACTATAGCTAAACTATTTTTTTAGTAACTTGCCCAGTCCTGGTTGACATACATGACTATGACTGCGTTAACATCTTGATTTGTACTAAAAGACACGCAGGATCAGATATGGTGTAATAAACATTCCTTAAGGCTTGTGTTCGTGGTGGTTACCTTGCAACCTCTGATCAGTTCAACTATATAAAGATAACAGCTGTTACAGTGTGCTTCATTACATCAGAATTTATGAGTTAAAGACAGGTTGTCTGCTGTGTAATAAACATATGAGCTTGTATTTATGATGTGATGGTTAAAGGTAGATGAGGAAtcatgtaaaaacaaacacaagtgGAGTTTCAAAACCTCACACTTGCTAATATGCCAAACAGATGGTGGAATGGTCACTATAGTAGCCGGACATTGCTTGATCCTGTTTTGAAGACCTAACAATGAAGATTTAACAAGGTTTTGTTCAAAACATCTGCATTTTCTGTAGTTAAATATTACTGTTCACATAATATAGCTAGTGGCATACAATTCTGGAAGCAGGAAATCACGTAGATCTACAGATCAGTAAAACAGAAGAGAGAATGAAGAGATTGAGTCGCGTCAGTCACAGCGGCCATGATAACCCAGGCCTGGAGCTTACTGATGCAGTGTGTAACCAGGTAAGCCTGCAAATAAATGTATTGGCTCTGTATTGTATatctattctttttaaaatacattgctTATGTCATTGTTACTAGCCTTAGTTTAAGCACTTTGTGTGTTTTCTTGCGTTAGCAGTCAGCTCAACAGCACATTGCTTCCTCTGCCTCAGTGTTCCGCTCTGGTAGCCAATGGGCATCTTATGCCCGGGGCCGCTGGAAACAGGTTGCCCGCAAATGCCTGAGGAAAAAACCTTCAGGTAATCAAAGCAACCACAATCCTCATTAATTGTACTTACATGCTCTGATTTACAAAGTTACCACATATAGAGGAATAATTTATGCAACTGTTGTTTCAtgggagggcggcacggtggctcagttggTAGCACTCTCACCTCACAggaagcaggtcctgggttaaattctcaggtggagcagtctgggtcctttctgtgtgtagtttgcatgttttccccgtgtctgcgtgggtttctccCAGGAGCTCCGGGTTCCTCCAAGGTTAATTTGAGATACTAGAAATTGCCCTTagacatttgtgtgtgtttgtgtgtatgtttgccctGCAATGGGCTGGCGCCccttccagggtgtttctgtgtgccttgtgccaattgagagctgggataggctccagcaccctcgcGAACCTTAATAGGATAAGCGGTTtagaaaatgagtgagtgtttCATAGGACTAGTATTTCCACATAGTGTAAAGAAAGTTTATTTTGGGCTTTGTAAAATTATGACAAAATCTGCTAGTTCAACATCTAGCTTGACTGAGTAATTTGGCCACAATGATTAAATTATGTTTAGGTGTAAAATGGTAGATTATTtgaaacccaacaacactgtacctactgtcaagcTTGGTGgtgttagtattattagttGTGGGTCTTTTTGTGTTTCTAGTTAATCTAATGAATTGTGGAAAGTGAATGAAATAACAAATTGTCCGTTTTACCCTGACTTTACCCTATTAGGcgttgcagtgggtccgattaactgggcgaaaggttggaaacaccccagactggTCATTAGTCCACCAAAgggcacacacattcacattcattcatttttgctAGCTTCAATTAACCATAATGCATAtatttggacttgtggaaggaaaccagagctcctggaggaaacccacgcagacacagggagaacatgcaaactccacacaaagagGCCCCGaccattccacctgggaatcaaacccagtctttcttgctgtgaggcaacagggctacctactgagccaccgtgccgccaactAAGTTTTTATAAATCCATGAATTCTTAAATCttggtttaaaaaatgtatttcaaaTGACTAAATATGGGAAAATTAAGCATTTGAAATTGCCCTCTTAAAAAGCTAGGGCCACATTCACATATCTTCTAAGAATCCTCTCAGAGAGTTTGTACCTTAGTTTAAAAACTTGTTAGCTAGGAGTTTTTAGgaggttttatttaaaaagcaaattAGTACCAATCCCAGTGCAACTCTGAGCaaggaaaagagaaaaaaaagggaTGTCACGGGGgcccagtgggtagcactgtcacctcacagcaagaaggtcctttctgtgtggagtttgcatgttctccacgtgtctgtgtgggtttcctccggtgctccggtttccacccacagtccagagacatgcaagtgatgtgaattggagatacaagattgtccatgaatgtgtttgacattaaacttgtaaactgatggaccttgtgtaatgagtaactaccgtttccatcatgaatgtaaccaaagtgtaaaaacaggacgttaaaatcctaataaacaaacaaacaaacaaaagagaaaaaggagGAGGAGTACTTACTGTTATACAGAGTTTGGAGCGCATTTCTTCTACCTCTTTGTCCTTTTGTTATTTTCTCATCTGCTTAAGGAACTCCTAAGCCTCTTAAAAGTCCTCCTCCTTAATATTCAAGTAACACAGGCTTAAAATATtctacaataagcaggtgaactggtaacaggtgagctAATCATGATTGTATATGAAAGAAGTATCACCACAGGTTCAGTCTTTGCATTGATTCTCATGCACTGCTCCACAGTGACATCTGGTGAGGGAATAGTGAAAGAAATGTGtttatcatttacattacatcAGTATATTAAGGGACAGCATATTTGAATATCTGACACTCCCACTCTGATTATGGCCTTGTTTATTGTAAGTACGGCCTCAGAATAGTCTTTCTATTGGCAGGAGAAACTTTAAGCAGCAAGTACAAGGGCCTTGCCTGGGAAGAGGACACTGTAGATGGTGCCAACATAGAGCAGCAGCTGAACAAGTGCCTGCTGGATCATTTCAGAGCTCTGGCTGCCAGCAACCAGGACACAGATGAGGTTGGGAATGACAACATTATGTTTGTTATATTGTGTCTGTAGCCCACGATGTGCCGTTTTCAGTTAACTGCACTAGaaggaggtttttttttttccgtaGCAGGGGGACAAGAAGTCATGTTTGTGAACGTTGCTCAGATTGATCTGGTTTCTCTTCAGGTCGACCTGCAATACCTTAATGGAATCATAACAGATGGAGCTGACCCAAATTCAGCCGACAAATATggtcagacagcactgcatgaggTGAGATATGGAACAGTAGTGCAATGTGCAAGAACAGAGACCCAGAACTGTTGACCAGCTGGAGTGCTATATCaaacaaaaattttaaaaaaatacacctTGACAGCTAAAACAACTGGCATCTTCCAATTCCAACAGAAATCTGATGTAATGTGGTAAACATGGTCTTGTCGTAATTACTATGTTTTGAAGTCATCACATTTAGAGcatatatacacagattaggcataacattatgaccaccttcctaatattgtgttagtcccccttttgctgccaaaacagccctgcaactgcgatgcactgtgtattctgacacctttctatcagaaccagcattaacttcttcagcaatttgagctacagtcgCTCATCGGGcaagcctttgctccccacttGCATCAAGTGCCTTGGCCgcacatgaccctgtcaccggtttaccactgttccttccttggacaacttttgataaatactaaccactgcagaccaggaacactccacaagagctgcagtttcggagatgttctgacccagtcatctagccatcacaatttggtccttgtcaaactcgctaaaatccttacgcttgaacatttttcctgcttctaacacatcaactctgaggataaaatgttcacttgctgcctcatatatcccacccactaacaggtgccgtgatgaagagataatcagtgttattcatttcacctgtcagtggtcttaATGATTTGCCTTCTGATAAATAGAACCTGTGTGGCAATGTAAAGCAGGCTGGAAgctctcaaaaagcagcacatgatgccatattttaaagagattcaaatacgaatgcaaaacaattttatttaagtctaccagtctggaaagggttaaaaacatggttttggAGTACCTGAGTCAAAGTCTGAATTGCATCCCGTGtagatgctgtggcaagaccttGAAGGGGCAGGTCATGCTCGAAATCCCTACAATGTAGCCTAATTAAAGCAATTCCTGCACAGTGATGTTAAAGACTCATTACAAGTTATTGCAAACGTTCGACTGCAGTTGTTACTGAAAAGGgtcgcaacacacacacacacacagagaagcgCGTGGGTGGGACAGCAGTCTAGTACGCATGTTTTCCTTATCTTGCGTATGTGTGAATTTCCTCCAGGTCCTTTCACCTTCTACACAGAAACCCTGTTGTCTAGAAAAACACTGACTTTCTTTGAGAATTAAGCTAGCTAACGTAGTCATTTATCAGGTAATTTGAACACTAAGGCTTCATAAATACAGCATTTCTAATGAGAAACAGGACCATTCTACTGAAAAGACAATATAAGTTTACAATAActtatagtaataaataataaatatccaCAACAtggagataaataaaaaatgtagaaggtacagGACCCTAACTACATAACTTACTAAGGAACAGTGTAAACAGTGGTTTAATGTAAGCGAATGAATGACTTAATCCAGATGGAGCTATAGATGGCTCCATTTGTAAACATCAGCATGagtatttatatacaccgatcagccataacattaaaaccacctcctttgtttctacactcactgtccattttatcagctccacttaccatatagaagcactttgtagttctacaattactgactgtagtccatctgtttctctgcatgctttgttagcccgctttcatgctgttctccaggactctcccaggaccactacagagcaggtattatttgggtggtggatcattctcagcactgcagtgacactgacatggtggtggtgtgttagtgtgtgttgtgctggtatgagtgaatcagacacagcaatgatgatggagtttttaaacacctcactatccaGCCAATAAcgacccgtgggcagcgtcctgtgaccactgatgaaggtctagaagatgaccaactcaaacagcagcaatagatgagcgatcgtctctgacatctacaaggtggaccaactaggtaggagtgtctaatagagtggacagtaattagacacgatatttaaaatctccagcagcactgctgtgtctgatccactcataccagcacaacacacactaacacaccaccaccatgtcagtgtcactgcagtgctgagaatgttccaccacccaagtaatacctgctctgtggtggtcctgtgggggtcctgaacatttaagaacagcatgaaagcaggctaaaaaagtatgtagagaaacagatggaatacagtcagtaattgtagaactacaaagtgcttctatattgtaagtggagctgataaaatggacagtgagtgtagaaacaaggaggtggttttaatgttatggctgatcagtgtatatcagtgTGATGTGTGTTAAGCTGTgattgtatgtgtatgtgtagatCTCTCGAGCCTGGAATGTAGACGTGATGCGATTCTTTCTGGAGAGAGGAGCAGATATCCTGAGGCCTGATGCATTTGGGGTAACACCCCTGCATGTGGCAGTAGCCTTGGACTATGATAATATGATTCGGTTTCTGCTAGAAAGaggaggtgtgtttgtgttgactAAATGACCTCATATCTATACATGTTTTCCACAGAGAATACAAACCAGGATCTGATAACTCAGTGATACTCACTGTATCTGTGTTGTTTTAGCTGATATTGAGGCATGCACATATAATGACCTGCAAACACCTTTACACTTTGCTGCTAAGAACGATGCTACTGGAGCCATTCAGATCCTGCTGCAGAATGGAGCAGACATCACAGCCCAAGATTATAAAAACAGAACTCCGCTACAACTGGCTGTAAACCTAGGTATTGTAGTTAAAGGGAAATTCTTGTATTGTAATTGatgtgtgtacatttaaaatgatgtaaaggtcagagtacaaaaatacaccgatcagccataacattaaaaccacctccttgtttctacacacactgtccattttatcatctccacttaccatacagaagcactttgtagttctacaattactgactgtagtccaactggttttctacatacttttttagcctgctttcaccctgttcttcaatggtcaggactctcccaggaccaccacagagcaggtattatttgggtggtggatcattctcagcactgaagtgaccatcacatggtggtggtgtgttagtgtgtgttgtgctggtatgagtggatcaggcacagcagcgctgctggagtttttaaataccatgttcactcactgaCGACgcgcatctattgctgctgtttgagttggtcatcttctagaccttcatcagtggtcacaggacgccgcccatggAGCGCTggtagctggatatttttggttggtggacaattcttagtccagcagtgacagtgaggtgtttaaaaactccatcagtgctgctgtgtcttatccactcataccagcacaacacacactaacacaccaccaccatgtcagtgtcactgcaatgctgagaatcatccaccacccaaataatacctactctgtagtggtcctgtgagagtcctgaccattgaagaacagcatgaaagcgggctaacaaagcatgcagagaaacagatggactacagtcagtaattgtagaactacaaagtgcttctatatggtaagtggagctgataaaatggacagtgagtgtagaaacaaaggaggtggttttaatgttatggctgatcggtgtatataaatactcatgctgatcagtgtatgttttaatgtaattttgaaACATGCATGCATGTCTATAGATTATAGTGTAccatcatacatacatacatacaaggAGTAAAAAGGCATTGCCCCCTGGTGTTGCTGAGATCCTAGATTAAATCCATTTTTAAGTCTGTTTTCGAGTGGGTTTCCTTGAACATCGTGGGTCTCTGCCACTACAACCCTAACCAGTGGCTCAAATGACCACTACACCACCCAAGCTCTTTTAAAGAGCAAgattataaaacaaaatatgaTCCAAGAAAAAGAGCTCTCTAAGGACAACAGACAACAGATAATTTTTAAAGTGTAACCTGAATACTGTAATATTACCTTCATTATTAGCATAGAATGCCTTCAGTATAACAGCATGTCTCTGAATGTGTGATTGAAGATCGGAGCGAAGCTGCACACGTCCTGTTGGAGATGGGGTCAGATGCTGGAGTACGAGACTCTGATGGACAGCTGTGCATCACTGCCATGATTGGCAAGATGACCCCTGTAGTAAGTGCCAATCGACCAGCTTTATAGGCTAATATACAGTACTACTCTCTTAATGTAACATATTGTCTGGTCTCCACAGGCCAATCTGGCACTAAATCAGTTTCATgtgaaagacagaaagacacgGCAGCAGTTTTTTTACCTTCATTTGCTGGAACCTGAACCGACATACATGGCAAAATCACAAGGTTGCTTCAGTGTGGAAACAAACAGTAAAGTACACTATAAATAAGAAAACTGCTGAGaaagtaaaatgatttaaatgtaaatgttttttgttttgtaggGAAAGCATGCAGTGAGCCTACATCTCCGGTAAAAttcttttatatgtttattaggGGAATTCCTCATTACTGATTATAGCTGCCTGCTAGCCTGCTGGTGACTTATATGTGGCATttcaaagtacatggaacagtggtctcctaccATTGTTAAATAGAATATATGAAATGTCACCTTGTGCCATGAGAAATGTTGTCAGAATGGATGGATTTTTACTGGTCAGATGAATTTAAAGCTACAAGTTACACTCAAGTTGTCATTGACTTAGAGGTTGCAGCATAGGAAATATGGTGCCAATTTCAtttaaagcttgctcgactatGGACAATGTCATCCATATTCCTTTTAATTTGGGTCAAATCTGGGGTGTTTTTGTAGTTCTTAaattacatattatttataGAGCAAATTTCCTCACAGCCTTTCTgacgagttcgaatctcagcagagccactgaCCTAGCCAGttatccacacaaacacaatccaaTTGGCAGTGTTTAAGAAAGGGAATGTTGGACGCGGTCTCTTACTGCTGACGCAACAATATGGAATCTCCGGGACAAGTATATGTGTCTGTGCAGATGTGATGGGGACAGGTGGGTCGAGTTTACATGAAGCTTAGCGTGACACTCTGTACTCAGTAGCTCTGTGTGGGATCAGATGCAGACTGGACATATGTGTGGTGATCCTGCTCAGCAGATTCACAatcaggaattggaaatgaaGCTTAGAAATGACTGTGAGATAAAGAAGGAAAATCCAGACAAAAATTATTTCTCAACCTGACAACCTggcattgctcaggggtccaacagcaaCTTTGCACTAGTGGGCCTTAAACCAGCAACGCTCTGATCACAAGTCCTGTCTTTTATCCACCATGCCACGATAGTTCAgtctcaaaaaaataaaaagaaactttgTAATGTATTTTTTGAGTTCAGCTGCAGTTCTTTTATATAACCAGAATTATCTCTGATGTCTTTgatgtattttaattttgtgCTGTCTCACTGTTGAAAAGCTGGAGTTTATAGTCCATCAAGGGAAACTGGATCTCATTATGCACCCTGTGGTCCTGAAGCTCATCACAGTCAAATGGAACTTGTATGGCAGGTAAATGAACTGTTacgtgttttttatttctgctaaaAAAGAGCAGGTTGGTGCCATGGTGGCAAAGCTGGTAGAATGTGTGCAAACAACAGGGGTTCTGAAACCATGGGTTTGATCATcatctctggtcactgtctgtgttgCATGTTCCTTTTATGTCGGCATGGGTCTCCCGGGGTTAGTTTTCTCCCAAATCCCAAAAGCATACAGAAAGTGGATtggggtgacacggtggctcagtgggtagcactgtcgcctcacagcaataaggtcctgggtttgattcccaggtgcaacagtctggatcctttctgtgtggagtttgcatgttctccccgtgtctgtgtgggttttctcccacagtccaaagacatgccagtgaggtgaagtggagatacaaaaattttACTATTGTATAGTAACCagaaactacctgtcctgtcatgaatgtaaccaaagtgtgtaagttaaaacatgacgttaaaatcctaataaataaataagaaagtgGATTAGCTTCTCTAAATTGGACCTGTGTGTGGGTATgtaagtaagtgaatgtgttgccctgtgattgatTTGTGTCATATATAGGTTATATTCCtaatttgtgcccattgtttTAGGGTGGCACCAGACAGACCCATCATgactttgaccaggataaagcaaaaaTTTAACTTAATGAGAAATGGATGGGGGAATTTGCATCACTAACTAATAATGTTGATTAACCTAGACACCAAAATTGTCTCTCCATAGATTCGGTGCATGGATTCTCTTACTGCTTAATTTCTTCTTCATCGTTTCCTGGACTACAGTGGCCATATCTGTGTCTGTGTCACCAGAAGACGGCAAGCGTTACATTTTTCCTCAGGTGGGATACAGAGCTCTTCATCTTCCTGATTTAACAAACACATGATTCACTTGGATAAACACAGGGCCCAGTATCATGTACACATTatagctaaaagtatgtggtcacCCAACCTATTTATAAAGTCTAGGTGCTTTATCTGCAGgtgtaaaacaaaataatataaaatataataatatcaaaataaatatatacatacttcCAACTGGAAACAGTCTGGAGAAGGCATGACTGTGCCTCAGTGTAGAAAGGACGGTTCATAAAAAACCTAAAGAGTTTGGCATGGAAtaactccagtggcctacacagagccctgacctcaacccagcATGATGAATTGAATGAAATtcaacacctttatttgtcatatacacgtgtacagtacaacaaaattcattctttgcatatcccagcttgtttgaagaactggggtcagagcacagggtcagcctttGTACAGCTCCCCCGGTAGCTAAGAggttacgggccttgctcaagggcccaacagtgcctgcatggtagagctgggattcatactctcaatctttcaattgatagcccaaagctctacactctaggctaccactgttcctattAAATGTCCTCTGCATGctaatgctttttttaattaaataagcacaaatttcCACTCCTGATGAAAGCCTTATCAGAGGGGGCTAACTCCTTatgaatgcccatggttttggtaaAGAATATCCAatcagctcatggtcaggtatccAAATACTTatggccataaagtgtattaCTATACAGCCTGTTTTATTCTGCTTGCATTTTTGCTTTGCATTCAGATATataaacacttacacacaaacacacacacacacacacacacacacacacacacacacacagtaagctTGAGTTATTTTTTATCCAGAATATGGCATTATGGACTCCATGAAGTAACAGGAGATTTTACACGACAATTTGACCACTCCTGAAATAATGCTAAACTTAGATGGGTTAAACCGGCCATGAGGTTGTTTTGTTACATATTTAATTATGTTTTCTAGCAATACATTTCATTTAAGTAAAGGTCTGACTTTTATGTTCTATGTGAGaaaatttttgtaaatttatagcAAATTTTACCATGAGTGGTAATAATTATTGAGCTGATTGTGTAACCTCTTTGCACAGGATTGGTGGCGTGTGTTGGTGGTCATGGTAGCGATGGGACTGACTGTGTTAGAGGTGTACAGGGAGGTAATGGATATTCTGTGCTCTAGAAAAAAGCTGAGAGACTGGCAGCAGTGGTGTGAAAAAAGACTCAGAGAGGATCTGGCTTGTACTCACCCCATGTGGCCTGAGGTAACACTTTCACCCCACTCACATTACAGGGCAAGAGGCCACTCTTGTTACTGTTAGATTGGACAGTATTTAAAATGGTTTTAGTAATTTTTTCACAATTGTGAAttgatttaaaatcatttttaaatctgtTTTCTTGTGTTTGATCTTAAAGGAGCGTCATTACTTAGAAGAACAGATCAAGTTCATCTCCAATTTGAAGGGGAGTTATTTACAAGACCCCTGGTAGAATATTTCTtcctataaaatatatatattattattatgttgacGAAATAATTTTCTCTAATTCATTTTCATTGATCTCTCTGTTGCAGGAACATATTTGATTGGCTTGTCTACATATCGCTGATAGCGGTTTTGGGCTTGCACTTGTCTGACGTATACCTGGTCTCTTCTACACTTCGAAAGTATAGCCTCCGTATATTCGCTGTAGCTGTGATCTTCCTCTGGCTTAGGTTGATGAAGCACGTGAGGGCATTTAGGTACAGGCTATCACTATGTCTTTCAATTTTCAAAAAGTGCAGCATTGCATTGGAATTCCAAAACTGCAATGACAGAGTGtatgttaattttttatttcaactgtAGTTTAAGAGTTTTTTTCAAATGCCAAAGtgatatataacaaataatcataaaaaatacaaaatgattTTACTCGTTATTTATTTAGACCCTCTTTAA encodes:
- the si:ch73-193i2.2 gene encoding uncharacterized protein si:ch73-193i2.2 produces the protein MKRLSRVSHSGHDNPGLELTDAVCNQQSAQQHIASSASVFRSGSQWASYARGRWKQVARKCLRKKPSGETLSSKYKGLAWEEDTVDGANIEQQLNKCLLDHFRALAASNQDTDEVDLQYLNGIITDGADPNSADKYGQTALHEISRAWNVDVMRFFLERGADILRPDAFGVTPLHVAVALDYDNMIRFLLERGADIEACTYNDLQTPLHFAAKNDATGAIQILLQNGADITAQDYKNRTPLQLAVNLDRSEAAHVLLEMGSDAGVRDSDGQLCITAMIGKMTPVANLALNQFHVKDRKTRQQFFYLHLLEPEPTYMGKHAVSLHLRFGAWILLLLNFFFIVSWTTVAISVSVSPEDGKRYIFPQDWWRVLVVMVAMGLTVLEVYREVMDILCSRKKLRDWQQWCEKRLREDLACTHPMWPEERHYLEEQIKFISNLKGSYLQDPWNIFDWLVYISLIAVLGLHLSDVYLVSSTLRKYSLRIFAVAVIFLWLRLMKHVRAFRVMGPFIVMLGKIVGDVLRFLFLYAEIYVPYACAFWIIFGADVPSMQTVPQMLYSLYRITLVDDYEFDAMVTVDSIMAHLLCGTFLALSAVLCVNLMIALLSDTFQRVYDNALANAVMQQASIILQVEESMPRLRHFYDKMYIHRCCAPLEEVYYDDIITDPHQHKEMKKLTAEIKETLDEYLTIQKETDLLITAQTDGFNRSYRSNSVSSEKGEYLSSLTRLEKEQQQQTKDLHELQGDVRKLQELLLQLIQSKPTSSSDVLHTS